AGGTATTGAGATACGAGCACGGTCAAAAATACGATGCTCACTTTGACTACTTTCATGACAAAGTCAACATTGTCCGGGGTGGACACCGCATTGCAACAGTTCTCATGTATCTATCCAATGTCACAAGAGGTGGAGAAACCGTCTTCCCCAATGCAGAGGTTTGTGCATCACCTATCAGTTGATTACTGTAAATGATCTCCCTTCTCTCACTACAAAGATCTGATGTCTTTTTGTGTAGATACCTTCTCGCCGAGTACTAACTGAAAACAAAGACGACCTTTCTGATTGTGCCAAGAAAGGAATCGCTGGTGAGTAACTAAACCATAGTTTTCCTAGAATAGTAAAAGATGTAACAATCTTACtacttttgtgtgtgtttgtcagTGAAACCAAGGAAAGGGGATGCGTTGTTGTTCTTCAACCTCCACCCTGACGCAATCCCTGATCCGTTGAGCCTCCACGGTGGATGTCCAGTAATTGAAGGAGAGAAATGGTCTGCCACCAAGTGGATCCACGTGGACTCATTCGACAAGATCGTGACACCGGGTGGTAACTGCACGGATATGAACGAGAGCTGTGAGAGATGGGCAGTGCTTGGGGAATGCACAAAGAACCCAGAGTACATGGTTGGTACTGCTGAGCTTCCTGGCTATTGCAGGCGCAGCTGTAAGGCTTGTTAGACTTACcctcctctttcttcttcttgttatgtGCCATCAAAACTCTTTGTTGTTGTCTCTTGTAGAGTTGTTATTTAACTGGAGTTTTGTAAAACTAAAACTGTTGATGAAAGAGTCTTGTAGAGTTGTTATAATGAACATCTTTTGTTCTTAAATTCATTAGTTATAGACACATTTTATAATTGTAATCCATAAAAGAGCTTTGTATACTAACAATGGAGTTTATTTGAAATCAAGCGTTGAAGTTTCTAAACAGCTTCTGGAATAAAAATTCAATCAAATCTCTGACCGGTTAACCGGGTATGTATCTTTTGTGTTGTTCTTCTCAACTTGGTGGTGTGTTCCATTTCTTCCTTTGTTCTTCAAAGCTTCCTATAACCGCAGACTGGTTCTTATCAGCGAGTCTAGAAGCAAAACTCTCGTAGCAGCCTCTCACATCTACTCTTTCAAGTATCTTTACTTGTCTTCCACGCAGATTATCGATCAATACCTGACCATCTTTCGACTCATCGCCTTCAGCGATCACTTTAATTTGCTCATCTCTCAGTCTCGGCTTCAGTGAAGCGTGATCCTCTCCCAAGTAAACCGCTCCAAGAACTTCCCCTAAGAACATGTCCTGCAATACACACATTTTGATGAGCTCAGCTAGCCAAAATCTTTTGTATCTTAAAGATGAAACAGAATGACAAGAGAGGAGGCTTTACCACATGCGAGTATCTTCTGTGTTTGTGATGAAGCGCTTGTAATCTAGCAAGCAGACGTTTCACAAACAGACTTTCCGGTGTTTTCGCCGAGGAGTAGAGTCTATCAAGCATTGTTTGGAAAGAGCTCAGCTTGCGTTGGGTTGCTAGAGGGATGAGTGTGATGTTTAGACCGGATTCAAGAACCGTCTTAGCTGCTAAAGGATCAAGAAACATATTGAACTCAGCGTATGCGTTCTTAGGAACCGTGAATATGTTCCCTTTGTCTGGTTTCTCACGGTTAACGTGTCCTCCCATGATATAAACCTCCTACAATTTTCATAAGAAGCCAATTCCGTTAAGCTCGGAACTTGATGAAATTAGTTAGAAAAGGTAACAGAATGTTCTTGCCTTGATTAGTGAGGATGAGTTTTTATCAGATGAGATTATCTTAGCCAAGCTAGTCAATGGTCCATTGGTTAGTACAGTGATCTTAGACGCTCCATTTATAGTTTTGGCCACGTTCTGCCAAACTTCAAGTGCAAGAGGTTGTCTAAGTTCAGGCCGATCAGTGTCCCTAGGAGCTCCATCGACCATGGAGTTCTCCGCAGTGTATCTGCATGCATGAATATGTTACATATTTATCAAAgagttatattaatatatattaatacattgTTAGGTGTTGGTTTCTACCTGCGAGGGCTTCTCGGGAGGTCACGAGCAAAACCATAAAGAGTGTCGGAATCAAGAAACCCACCACAGCCTTGAGGAATAGCCTTGACATACTTGCAATCTCCAACCGGTGGGAAGATGGGGTCAGATTGGTTTAATGCTAGCAAGTCTCCCATACCAACTGGAATGTCGTCACGACCCATCATGTGAAGGAGATCGTAGACCACATCGATTGTTGCTGCATTAGCCCAACCGGTTGGGCTCACAATAATGGCCTGGCCAGTCAAGAGAAATTAGGTGTTAACTGTTAAGATACTGAAGACAACAACATGGGTAATTACTAAACATGAGTAACATGGTGTTCTTATGTAAACTTTATCTAGTTACTTGTGTGACAAGAAAGAGTCCTATCTTGGACTGTAGATACCTTCAAATCGATTTTCTCCACCGGAACTTTGAGGAGatagaagagagagaggaaatCTCCGGCGCTCATGTCCATATCGAAAACGACAGGCTTACCAAGCTGTGTTTTGCTAAGATCTGGTTTAAGCAATTCTTCTTTGTAGTATGGAAACTGAGATGAAAAGTTAAACCTCCCTGTCTCTCCAGGTTTATTCAAAACCTGTTTATTATGTAAGCAACTCTGTGATCCATTCTGCATACCTAATATGTAACCTTTGGATTAAGAATATGAAAACTTACTTCCAGGAAATCAACATAGAACTCTCTGTCAAGTTTGCTTTCAGTGTTTATGTTCGGTTTAGCTCGTTTTGCGACCAGAACACGAACTGAATCAGGTCCAGAAGTCTCTTGTGTATAACCATCCTAATAATATTAACCATAAAAAggattaaaatgtatttttttcctCAAATGAAACCAAAACAGAGTCAAGAAGGTGAGTGAAGGAACACACAAACCTTACACCTTCCTTTTCCACTTTTAGGTATGCAGATTGGATCACGCAAACCATTTTGAACATGACCACTGTGAACTCCTCCAACGGTTAGGTTAAACTTTGGagtttttcttttatcaaaGAAAGGATTTGAGCCATCGGATTTTCCATAAGGTTTGTTTGAAGTAACAACGGTTATGTTCATATACTCCATCTCCGCAAAATCATTCTCACCATTGGTGTTGTTATTTTTAACGGAGTTTCTCATGATTGAGACTGCAACACCAGCCGTAAAAGAATCCCACATGAAGTAGCTCTGGAGAATTTCACAATGGTGATAGTCTCATATGTTAGATGTCAATGATTATATATTGAGATGATggaataatgaaataataaaatttagaaaacattTGAGATGAACAAATTTATGTTGGATAATTGCAAACCTTAGAAACTTATTTTGGTAGATTACTGACTAAATTTGTTTTAGTTATATTACTAACAACTGTACCATATATACTGAAACCAGTAGTGAAAAAtcctaaaaatagtttaaataacaatatttaATGTTACAGAAAACCCTTCTCTACAGCATTTTCGTTTGAGAAATGGACTCCATACATACCTGGTAAAACTCAGCGTCGAACCAAGTGTCTCTAGCAATTTTCAAAGATAAGAAAACATATTGAGCTTCATATGTCCTCTGGTTGTTTTCAAATGTCTCAAAAAATTGCTTGTTGATAGGTATTGTGTTAGTTGCATCTAGAGGAACAAGAGTCACTGGAACACCTGAGTGAAACACCtgtaatatttgttttcttgattaCTAACAACTAAGGGTTATTGCTTTGCGCTTCATATATATTGAAGAATGAAAAAGGACAAGAATGAACCTGATAAGCAGCGAAAGGATCAAGGAACATGTTGAACTCTGCGTAAGGATTACTTGTATAGTCAGTGAACAAGTTCCCACGGTTTCCACATTGTCGAGGTTGACATTCTTCAGCCGTGGAATTCGCCGGACAGCATCCGGTGGGATTTCGAGACCGTACACCACCGCCCATGACGTAAATGTGTTGGATGTTGTGTTTAAGGTGAGGGTTTGACATCAAGAAGAGAGCGAAATTCGTGTGAGAACCGATGAGGATCACTGTGATTGGACCTTCGGAAACTTTGTCGATGATTACTTTCTGTGCCGTTGGTTGCCGGATAGGAGTGTATCTTCTGTTCCCCTGTTTCCCAACAAAGACATAACCAAGTGAACccacaagaatatttttttttaaacatgaaACGTCCTCCTGTTTCTTAAGATCAGAGCCGGTCCTAGATATGTGGAGGCTAGAAGCCAAAAATAATTATGTGGCCGACTGGGTTCGAACTCATGACCTCATCGCGGTTGTAACAGTGAGTTTACCAAGTATGCTAAAGAGACTTTTGACAAAAATGCGGCTGAATTAATACTTAATAGAATGCGGCCGGAAGCACTTGCTTCACCTGCTTCTGTTCAAGGCCGGCTCTGCTTAAGattatgtgtttttattttgttgttgtaaaagatttaaaattatttgttagatttttatttgttttgttgtattttaataagACTATGTACAGAGGTTTTCaatggaatttttttaaatataaatcatataataaGAATATACAAAGATCGCTAACTATTTACTCTTGTATAAGACATATATGAAACTATTTTCTTAtgaaaaagataacaaaacaacATAATCGGATTAGATAAATGAAAAATGTGCCAATTCAATTCACATTATTAAAGTATTAAaactgtatttattaaaattttggcgATTTATATCTAAAGTCAGAAACATGGCTCCTTCTATGGATCGGATCTGCCGACCCTGTAACCCTATAACTATATACTATGATATATTTACTGCCAGGCTTGAATCAATTAGGAGCCGACAGATGTAAAAGTCAGATTACTTCTATACGAACCACACGATATTACTATGATTCTACCGACGTGTGGCGTCCGAGAGATACCAACACAAGTGTCACAACAACAACACCCTCCACAAAGTTTGACAATTTATAAGATTTCTAAATGGTGGTTACGACTAAAGTAACTTAGTTGGTGCGATGCGATAGGATGTGGAGTATATAACTCACGCTATTATAGTTTTCTAGATAAACCAAACCAACACTATTATTTAGTATATGGTATTATGATCAGTATATTTAAATCATCTCCAACTCACCTTTTTTAATAAAGATCTCCAactcaactttatatatatttctatattttattttaaaataaaataaaaatctgttATAGAAATTAATTTGCtctaatatatgtatttttaatacaattttctattttaaaataatatatagaaatagaTATAGAAGTGATGGTCTTGTAGATGATGCggtcaaaatattattatttcagagttatttttttattgttgatTATTTATATTCTGCCCAAAAAGAGAGATTTAAGTTATTTAGAGATTGTCATATACTTCTTTATCTCTAAAATTAAAGCACCAaagatattatttatttttcataaa
Above is a window of Brassica napus cultivar Da-Ae chromosome A10, Da-Ae, whole genome shotgun sequence DNA encoding:
- the LOC106387818 gene encoding uncharacterized protein LOC106387818, with product MLMSPPTCKSLWFFLIIVGFLGQNLHCVLSSPHRILVDTDVDTDDLFGLLYLLKLNKSEFDLVGITVSANAWTNAGHGVNQVYDLLHMMGRDDVAVGVGGEGAILDDGTILSDVGGYFPIIEQGMTTTGKCRYRQAVPKGSGGLLDIDSNYGFRKQFLPQGNRRYTPIRQPTAQKVIIDKVSEGPITVILIGSHTNFALFLMSNPHLKHNIQHIYVMGGGVRSRNPTGCCPANSTAEECQPRQCGNRGNLFTDYTSNPYAEFNMFLDPFAAYQVFHSGVPVTLVPLDATNTIPINKQFFETFENNQRTYEAQYVFLSLKIARDTWFDAEFYQSYFMWDSFTAGVAVSIMRNSVKNNNTNGENDFAEMEYMNITVVTSNKPYGKSDGSNPFFDKRKTPKFNLTVGGVHSGHVQNGLRDPICIPKSGKGRCKDGYTQETSGPDSVRVLVAKRAKPNINTESKLDREFYVDFLEVLNKPGETGRFNFSSQFPYYKEELLKPDLSKTQLGKPVVFDMDMSAGDFLSLFYLLKVPVEKIDLKAIIVSPTGWANAATIDVVYDLLHMMGRDDIPVGMGDLLALNQSDPIFPPVGDCKYVKAIPQGCGGFLDSDTLYGFARDLPRSPRRYTAENSMVDGAPRDTDRPELRQPLALEVWQNVAKTINGASKITVLTNGPLTSLAKIISSDKNSSSLIKEVYIMGGHVNREKPDKGNIFTVPKNAYAEFNMFLDPLAAKTVLESGLNITLIPLATQRKLSSFQTMLDRLYSSAKTPESLFVKRLLARLQALHHKHRRYSHVDMFLGEVLGAVYLGEDHASLKPRLRDEQIKVIAEGDESKDGQVLIDNLRGRQVKILERVDVRGCYESFASRLADKNQSAVIGSFEEQRKKWNTPPS
- the LOC106371848 gene encoding probable prolyl 4-hydroxylase 4 — its product is MSMSRRGMLSFLAILSVLLQCTNSLTSSPTAIINPSKVKQVSSKPRAFVYEGFLTELECDHMVSLAKASLKRSAVADNDSGESKFSEVRTSSGTFIPKAKDPIVSGIEDKISTWTFLPKENGEDMQVLRYEHGQKYDAHFDYFHDKVNIVRGGHRIATVLMYLSNVTRGGETVFPNAEIPSRRVLTENKDDLSDCAKKGIAVKPRKGDALLFFNLHPDAIPDPLSLHGGCPVIEGEKWSATKWIHVDSFDKIVTPGGNCTDMNESCERWAVLGECTKNPEYMVGTAELPGYCRRSCKAC